The window CCGGGAGCGAGTGCAGGGCCGGGGGGGCTCGCTGGTcctggcggggccgggcggcacCGCGGGGCTGGCCCGGCAGGGACGGAGGGATGCAGGGacggagggatgcagggatacAGGGATGGCGACAgcggtgtcccctccctggggctgcccagctggGCCAGCCCCCGACCCCTtgtcccaggctgggctcctcGGCCATGGATCCAGCGGCGCGGGCAGGAGCACCCGGTAAAAATTGCCCAGGCTCCATCCCGACACCTGCTGAGCCTTTTGAAAATTCCAGCTTGAGCTTTTTTTTGCCCTGTCCTTTGACGGAGGAGGCAAAAATTGGGACAATTCTTTTAATTGTCAgaattgtttatttatttatttgtttccaCCCCAAGAAGAAGTTAATACATATTACTTGAGCCGTTCCCGTGGCTTTGCCCTCTGCCAGTTATTTATGTAGTGCCAGGTGAGGACACCAGCTGGGAAACACAGTGCAgcaagaagaaaggctggagtCTCTGCTGGCTGGTGCACTCTGGAGTCTCTCCTGCTGGTCCTGGGGATATGTTGGTTATTTATCACGGGGGCTGTGGGGATATGTTGGTTATTTATCACAGGGGCTGTTCCTGAGCCGTGGGGAACAGCCACATCCTCTGTGATGCTGtcactgagcacagcaggagctgcagccccgaGGAGCCCTGGCTGGCTCTGGGATCTGCCCACTCCTCCAGCTCATTCACTGGGTATCAAACCTTGTGAATAAACTGGAGGGGCAAGGACAGCTCCCTCTCAGGGTCTGACAGAGGAGTATTCATCTTCAAAAGCAATTTAAGAAGAGCTGCTTTAAGTGTGGCCATGGAGAGGTGGTCTGAGGAGAAAGGCAGCTGACAACCTGTGGAGAAGAAGAGATGTTATCTGAGGAATAAGTGGCGAAACTGAACTTCTTGGGAACAGGGAGGAAGGCTCCACCATCCAGAGACCTGTTGGTTTAGGTGAAAGGCAGAGGCTTTGGGCACTGTGTGAACCACTGGAGTTTTTTAAAACTGGAGCTTTGCTCAGAGTTGGGCTCCAGTGATGGCAGGAAAATCAATGATCAGAGCATGGGTTCCCTGAGCAAGCAAGGACACTGCTGTAATTAGCTGGAGCACAATGCCAGGTGTTTTCTGACCCTGTTTCATGGGGTATTGCCTCAAAtggtggtggcagctgctgccaggagagctctTAGTGCCGGTCATGGCTCCAGGATTTGTTAGAGAACTAACAGGGGAACTAACTTACTGGTGCCCTCAGGGGAGGTGAGCTAGaagaggggaaaggaggggagagTTGTAGAAGATGACAGAggattttttgctttcattgtttgtgtttccttttcctgtttatCTCTGTGTGTTGTGTTTCAGGTGTGTGAATTGGGGTTATCAGCAGAAGTTTGTCCTGAGAAGACTCCAGGTGAGGAATGAAGGAatttcccttcctgctgtgtTTGAGGACTGGGGCCAGTGTCAGGCAAGAATAATGTTTTCAAAAGATACCCAGATGAGATAAATGCAACTCAAAGGTGATTCTGTGTCTTGTTTAGGAACTGCTGCCTTAGTGGGCTGGGAGAGATGatttaaaaggcaaaagcagTTGGGATGAGCCACGTGCATGCAGGCTGTGTTCAGGCATTGAGGAGCCATTGGCTGAGCCCTGGGTCAGTGTGTCCTGACTTCGTGTACAGGTCCCACACAGCCCTTGCTGACTGGAATTGaatcaaaatttaaaacattttccttcacTGAAGTACAGACCTGGACAGGACCTCGAGAGGTCACCTGTTCTTATCTCCTGGTTCAAAGGCAGAATTGTATATACCCACACCCATCCCAGGGCAGTGCTTATCTGATCTGCTCTTCTGAAtcaccagcagcagggattCCACAGTCTCTCTATTCCAGTGGCTGGCAGTCTGTGAAGTTGGAAATGTTCTCCTGTCCTAAAATTCAAAATAACATTCTCTGTTTCAgctgaatgaaaacaaaataattatttttttaatttatataccTCTCCCTTTAGTGTGTTACCAGGTGATAGTTGCCTCTTGAGGATTGAGTTGATTCTCAAATTTATCAACTATTACTTTGCTGGAATTTGCCACATTTACCATCCTTCTGGACTGGGTCACATCTAGATTGTAGATTGTAACAATCTCCTCCCAGCCTGAGAAATGCAGAGATATCTCCTGCTTTGGAGATAATTCCTAGGGGTAAACTCAGCACACAAACTCAGTCACACCCAAATTTTAGTGGTACAGAGAACTGTGGTTCTCAGTGAGCAGTGCTGATGCAGGGAATGCACACTGGGATCATCCAGGCCAGGAAAACCGAGTGGGGCACTAATCACAGCTGAGTGTGATGGCATCTCAGACTAATTGGATTTCCCTTTGGGGACTTCCTGAGGCTTACTCTAGCAGTTCTGGCAGGAGAGTTCTCCCTCGTTGTAAAAAGCCATTACTCATTCATAGGACAAATTGACAACTCCATTAGCAGAAGAtaaagggaggaaggaaggatggtCTCATGGCTGAGAAGCCTGGGACCCAGGAGATCAATATTTAACTCTGCCACAAACTACCTGGGAGACTGTTTTAAGTTGTATGGGGCTTAGTGTAACCAGCCACTAAAGCCACACTTAAATTTGTACACATAACTTGTTCCTCTGCCTTCAACAGCTCTGCTTCTGTGTGGTTCAAGTTGCTGGGTTTGTACAGCATCTAAAACAACAAGGCTGTGACCACAGAGAcaatataagtaaaaataagtagTAATCACCTTGCATGTGTGATCAACTTCAGGAAGAAATTTATTCTTGCTTATTAAGCTTTTCCCTTATTGTTTTATGAACATGGGTTGTATTTTGTCTGCTCCTCATCCACAAATGGCCTAATACCAGGAGTTGAGTGCTGTTTTTGTAGGCAGGTGACAAACACCCAAATTGAACacagctttcattttcctttttgttattGCTCCAGTAGATCAAGAGTATCTTCCAAACTCCATGAGGGAGTCTGTCATTTTTGGATAACAGAAAGCAAATGCCAGAAAAGATGATGCAAAAAATTGCTCTGTATTTTCCCCCTTGCAGTGACCAGTTTTCCTCAGAGCAGTAGAGGAGAAGGGTGCACTGACAATGGCTGCAGAGTTGGATTTCTCCCCACCTGAGATCCCTGAGCCCACGTTCATGGAGAATGTGCTACGCTATGGACTCTTCTTTGGAGCCATTTTCCAGCTGATCTGTGTGCTTGCCATCATCCTGCCTGTGTCCAAGTCCCACAAGGCAGTGAGTAGTGCTCTTTAATATTGATATAAATGGGCAGAGTCAGGGAAAACAGGATGGGAGGGAATGTTGAGTGGCTAATGGAGACACAGCTGCCCCTGGGATTGGTGACAGTTTCATTGTTCagtctccttccttccctctggcTTTCCCTCCACCAGCTTCTATCTTGTGATTTACCACCAGATAGGAAAGTCAGGAATAAATATCTGAGCCAGGATCTCAGTGAAAAAAGCAACCTGAAGCACTGACAAGGTGCTAAATGCATGTGCAGTTCCTGGCTGCAAGAGAAGGCTTTGTCCCAACCCATATTGTTgtcatcctgctgctgttttccttcatttattGCCAGGCAGGACATCCcctggcaggacctgccttCAGGAAGGGACTCTGGGCTTGAGTTTGTGTGTGATTTCTGGAAGCAAGGTGCAGGTGAGATTTCTAGTATCTCCTAAAGGTGAGGAAAGCAGTTTTCTGGACTGACATCCCATCCACTGCCCAAGGGTCCTTTGGTGTAGTTGGCACTGGAGAAGTTGAAAGGGAAACGTTGAGGTGAAGCTGAAGTTGAGGTGAGCTGTTCCTCTAGACTGAGGGATGTCCTGCATCTTCCTGGCTTTTctcattaaagagaaaaatgtctttggtgctggggacaggTATTTCAGGGCTGCAAGGTGATCAGGATGCAGGTTTGGTGCTTTGATACAGATGTTCATGGTATATTTTCAGTAACAACTCAGCTTGGGgagttttgttttcagactttttatttccatgtttGCCCCCTCCTGTGCAGAGGAAGACTGGAAATTATCAACCTCTTGGGGGAAGGGCAAGTTCATGATCCAATTTTTCCACCTTTAACTGCTGGTGTGATGTGATGCTGTCCTGCCATGGGTCATGCTCCCTCCTGCTTGTCCTGCCACAGGAACAGGCAGTTGTTGGACACCATGCAGTGGCATTGCAAGTCTTAGAATCTTACaatcattcaggttggaaaagaccttcaagaccaaCCTTTGCACTGTTActctgcagccaccagcacctGTCTGTCAGAGCCCATCATTTCCCCAGTAAATTTTTGAGAAATACCAAGTAACCCCATTTTTGAAAGTTGGAAAGAGTGAGAGCTTTGGTCTGGAGTGGGAAACTGGAGTCCAGCCACCAGTTAAAATAAGGCTCAAGGACCTTTTACTGCTTACATCTGTAGTATGCCTTGATGTTTGCATAGTCTaatgtttattttctccatATATAAACCGTTCTCTTGATGTGCTGTCCATATGACCTGTAAACAAGACCATAAACACCCCAGGCTGCCCCTCCAGATCCTGAGAATGATGTTTGAGTCTAGGTAGGATATTGGGgaactttgctgccttggagcCTCAAACTTTGAAGTTTGGACATTAGAAGGCAGCAGTGTTCAcattgtggcagcagctttCTGCATCCCTGAGTAACAACCAGCTCCCTGTGCACTGATCACAGCTTTGGAAAGCCATCCAAGTCTCCTTCCTTGGAAAGCCACACGGATGTGAGCTGTAATAGCCCAGGAACTTGAGAGACTTTGAACCAAGCTCTTTGATTAAAAGGACACTGTCAgatgctgcctcctcctccattATCTGGAGTTCTGGCTGGGAAGCTTGGAACTCGCACGTCTTGCTCAGCCATTTTTTGTGTGTCCTTTTCCAGTTGGCACACTCAGGCTGAGAGAGCCCAAGATGCTAAAGCAATATTTATACTCAAATGCATTTAATGAAAGGAGGCAGTCTGGATGTGTGTGCTTTCTCAGAGGAGACTGGCACTGTTCCCTTGTGTTTTCACAAGATAACTAGGTTTTATTTCCCATGGCTGCAATATTATCTCTCATCTTCTCTGAAGAAAACAAGCATCACATCTCAGTATTTTGTTAGTCCAGGTGAAGAAAGCTTTGCCTGCAATTCCCTCCTCAGATTTTAGAGGCTCTCAACTTTATATTCTTACTGCTGCtttggggaatatttttttgtcttgcaCACGATAGTGATTAATGTTTGGCAGAAATGCCTGATGCCTGTTTCCATGTATCCTGGTGATTATATGTTATCTTTTCCTAATTCAAATAGTTTTCATTTAGTGTTGATTTTCTTCTTGCCTTCaaagtttttcttctccaaagcCTGTTTTAGCTATTTAAGGTTTTAATGGCATCTCTGGTAACAAGCTGTTTCTGTGCAGAAACTCACACTCATCAAAAAGCACAtgcagaaggagcagagatgctgctgcttgAGTCTCATTAAATGTGGCCTCAGTTTGACATCAGTGTGTTCCAACAGAGATACTCAGCCCTTGTTTCCTCTGGTTTATACTTGAATCCCCAATGCAACCTGTTAGCAAATGGTAAAAAAATAGTTACTGACTGTTTCTTAATTGATTCTTGTAGGACTCGGACAGTTTTGAGCCTAAGAATTCAGAGCCAGTGAAGAAGCCAAAGGCAACTGCTCCACAGATAAGCAAGAAACCTAAGAAGGAAACCAAAAAGAAACGATAGAGGTGTGACTGATGAGCCTGCCAAGACCAAACAACCACCTATAATTGTGCTTCCTCAGAGACAACATCAAAGGCAACTAACTCTCTTAATGGTTTTCTGGCATTGCCATCTTTTACTTTTCAAGGGCAAGGGAGAAGAATCTTAGAAGAGTGGAAGGGTTGGGGTTCTGCCATAGATTTCTTACAAGCAAAGAGAACTTCACATATCCAGGACTTCATTTGACTTGATCAATGTGTCAGTCACCATTAAAGTGACTTCTTCCAGTTctggtgggcagggagggctgttGGCctggctcctccctgctggctgggatTTGTAGTGAAGTCCCTGTGGAAAGTGGAGCATGAGTTTGCTGCTTTGGATACCGGTTTGTGTTGTGCTTTTTGAAGGCAGAGGGATCAAATGGATCAAGAATGCCACACTACACAGCTTTGTATTCATCTCTGTTGTCATCTAGTCTGAAATACATAGCTGCATTTTATGGCTTAATCATAATGCCTTTGTCATATTCTTTAATTCTTTAGGTAATAACTCACCAGATTCCAGACTGCTGGAGATGAAAGCTTTCATTTCCCCAGCGTCGCTGTTTCCCCACCCATGCactcttcctttccattcccACCTTTGAAAGCAGGTACATTTCAGGGAactgaggctgtgctggggattgCAATGACTACAGGAATCAGGAAACAATTGGACTCTGGAAGGTGCAGAATTTAATGCCTGTGCTAGGGGAGTTGTTCTTGGAGACTTGGGAAGACCAggtgctggagaggagctgctgaggtggGAGCCTGGTGCTCTGGTGGTGCAtcagcctgctctgcctctctgtgccATAAAAAGGGATAAACCCTCCTGCCAGCTGGCTGAGCCCTGACCATGGCTCTctttcagcacagctgggcatCATTGCACTTGcaaatcccctcccagccttcccTGCCACAGTCTGCTCCATCTCCTCTGGCTGAATTCCTCCTGAGGGTGAACACCTTCTCAGCCTGAGGAGATGAGGTATTTTAAGATCCAAGGGGTGGCAGGCCAGCTGTGTACCATGGCTGCATGGCAGGAGACACAGACACTGTGTTCCTTCAGGCTCTGGCTCTCCAGGCCCAGGGACAATCCAGGGTTGGATTTAAATATGGCTAGAC of the Molothrus aeneus isolate 106 chromosome 17, BPBGC_Maene_1.0, whole genome shotgun sequence genome contains:
- the MANBAL gene encoding protein MANBAL, with the translated sequence MAAELDFSPPEIPEPTFMENVLRYGLFFGAIFQLICVLAIILPVSKSHKADSDSFEPKNSEPVKKPKATAPQISKKPKKETKKKR